The window TGCAACAAACATCAGAACTCTGAGAGCTTACGAATTCCAAAAAAACTGACCTTTAAGGAAAGAGCAATGGAGACGCCGAcgatgaacaaaaagaaaggcATTACGAAATCAGCCAAATTGCAACCTTCCCATGGAGCATGAGCAATCACTGGCCACTCTCCTCCAGCGTCATCAACGAGAATCATCAACTGATTCAAGtaagaactttttaaaagaaaaacttaaagtTCGGAATTTCGCAGGaagtaagagagaaagaaagaaacgtaCGGCTACGGTGAGGCCACGGAAAATGTCGAGAGAAGCAAGTCTTTGTCTGTTTCCGGCGAGGCTCCTCCGAGATGATGAAGCAGTATCATCTTCAGGTACGAGGAGTTGTTGATCTtgactcttcttctccactttgGTTTTCGCCATTTTTACCTCGACAAGCTCACACCATTATTGGCTCTACTACTCAacactttccaaaaaaaagatcACAAATTGCTTAACAGGCCGTGAGCTTATTAGTGGGCTGGTTTGATAGcccattaacattttttttttttttagggtttctgtgTTTTTAAAAAGCCGCCGACAAAACGATATATTAGGGTTTCATCTTCTGCCTGAGCTGCTCAAAACgtgagagagagcaaaagagagAGTCGCCATCGTCGTCAAAGAGGTTGGTGAAAATGAAGACGATTCTATCTTCCGAGACAATGGACATCCCCGACAGCGTAACCATCAAGGTTCACGCTAAAGTCATCGAAGTCGAAGGACCTAGAGGCAAACTTGTTCGTGATTTCAAGCATCTCAACCTCGATTTCCAGCTGATTAAGGACCCCGAGACcgggaagaagaagctcaagatcGATTCGTGGTTCGGATCACGCAAAACCAGTGCATCCATTAGAACCGCTCTTAGCCATGTTGATAATCTCATCTCCGGTGTTACCAGAGGGTTCCGGTACAAGATGAGGTTTGTGTACGCTCATTTCCCCATCAATGCTTCTATTGGTGGTGATGGCAAGTCTATTGAGATCCGTAACTTCCTTGGCGAGAAAaaggtttgtcttttttttctcttcttcatcactgtTTTGGTTTAGTCTAAAATGATGGAAGACTGAAGGTAGATAGAAATGTGGTTTATATAATAGGTGAGGAAGGTAGATATGTTGGATGGTGTAACCATTGTTCGATCTGAGAAGGTTAAGGATGAGATTGTTCTTGATGGTAACGATATCGAGCTCGTCTCAAGGTCATGTGCTTTGATCAACCAGGTAACACTCTCTATAATTAGCacagttttcattttcttgggACAAGGTTCagtcttttttttggttgatgatTGAATTTGGTATTTTGCATCTTCTTCCataatttgatttcttgtaTAAACTTAAGATTGATGTTATCTATATAAATATGTCTCTTACAACAGAATGATTAGTAAATTTTGCCTAGTTTGTATAATAAGGATGACCATTTGTGTTTGGAAGTGTTTTGTTTGGCTGATGTTTGAGGTTTGGGATCACATTTTGCATACTGAAACCAAATGAATGGTTTGATTTACATGGATTTGTTGTGGTTATGTGCAGAAATGTcacgttaagaagaaggatatcAGGAAGTTTCTTGACGGTATCTATGTCAGCGAGAAAAGCAAGATTGTCGAAGAGGAATAGTTTGATATTCGAATGTTAGTTTTCGTTTTCATGGACCAAATCCACCTGTGTTTGCAAAACTCATTATCCGTTTTTGGCTTTTTTGTTTGGGATTTTATTTACAAGTTTTGGAGACAATCTCATTATTTACCTTGTCAATTCGTATCGGATTTATACTTAAAAGAGTCGCACACAGATCTTATCAACCTACAACAATGTTACAACTACACGAAAGTAAACCACAGTTCATCATGTCACAGTATTTCAACATATGCTGCACTGAATCAATTGAAACTTTCTGATTTTATTAACCAAAAAGCATTGAAGTTGTGTTAGAACTACACACTTATTCTCTTCCTTTCAGATTCCTTCATCTACAGACTTCTTAATCCCAAATTCAAAGTGATCATTACGATTCTGATCTCTGCCctaagtttttgtttctcctcTTCTGCCATTTAGAATTCGGTGAAGCTTTTACCTCAGCGTCGACTTTGTTTTGACTTGATGATCACTTGCTTTATT is drawn from Camelina sativa cultivar DH55 chromosome 8, Cs, whole genome shotgun sequence and contains these coding sequences:
- the LOC104707027 gene encoding 60S ribosomal protein L9-1, whose translation is MKTILSSETMDIPDSVTIKVHAKVIEVEGPRGKLVRDFKHLNLDFQLIKDPETGKKKLKIDSWFGSRKTSASIRTALSHVDNLISGVTRGFRYKMRFVYAHFPINASIGGDGKSIEIRNFLGEKKVRKVDMLDGVTIVRSEKVKDEIVLDGNDIELVSRSCALINQKCHVKKKDIRKFLDGIYVSEKSKIVEEE